A region of the Serinicoccus profundi genome:
TCGAGATAGGTCTCGTCGGCGGTGGTCACCCGGCCACTGTAGGTGCCGGGGCTGACCGCTTTGGTGACGTGCCGGTCGAATACCGCCCTGGGTGGACGGCACCGCATACGGTGGGGTGCGTGAAGCGCACCGACCTGGCTCTGGCAGCCCTCGCGAGTGCCGCCGTCCCCGGCATGAAACCGGTGGCCGTGGCGCGTCTGAGCGTCGAGACGGGAGCGGAGTCCGAGCTCCAACAGGCGGTGGTCGAGGACGCCACCGGCCGACGGTGGTTGGTCAGGTCCCCGCTCACGGCGATCGCCGGCGCACGTCTGCAGCGCAACGACGAGCTCGTCCGCCAGCTGGCCCGGCACCTGCCGTTCAAGGTGCCCGCCGCCGCGGGGTATGCCGCCGTGGGGATCGAGGGCCACGCCGCGGTCTACCCGCACGTCGAGGGTGCGACCCTGGACTTCACGCGGCTCCCTGCCGGGGCGGGACTGGCCCACGCGGTCGGCCGCGCCATCGCCGCCATCCACAACATCCCCGCCCCCGTCTTCGAGCAGCAGGATGTCCCGTCCTTCGACGCCGCCGGATGCCGGCAGCGACTGATCGCCGAGGTCGACCGCGCCGCGGAGACCGGCCGCGTGCCGACCCGGCTCCTGGCCCGGTGGGAGGAGGCCTTCGACGCCGCGGCGCTGTGGCAGTTCGCCGGCACGCCGGTCCACGGCTCCTTCCGTGGGGCCACGGTGGTGGTGGCCTTCGCCGATCAGGAGGCCGACAGCGGGCGCGTCGTCGCGATCACCGACTGGGACGAAGCCATGGTGGGCGATCCCGCGGCAGATTTCGCCGACCTCTACGCCCAGGCCTCCCCGCAGACGTGGGAGTCGGTGCTGGACAGCTATGCCCTGACCAGGGCGCAGCGGCCCGACCCCTACCTCCATGCCCGGGCTCGACTGCTCTCCGAGACCTGTCGGGTGCGTGGCCTCGCACTGCACGTGTCCGCCGGGGAGGAGGAGTCGGCCCGCCGGATCGTCGAGGCCCTGCGGCGCATGGACCGGCTGACCGAGGACGAGGACTCGCTCGTGCCCGCGACCGCGCGGGGAGCAGCGGCCAGCTCTGCGGCGACCGTCCCGCCGGTCGCGCCCGCTGCCGCCGGGGCGGACCCTCAGCCTGCGGAGACCCACGACATCGACGACATCCACGACACTGACGAGTCCGATGCACACTCCTCCCCCGCCGACGAGCCCGCGACGGGCCCGTCCTGGGAGACGTCGGTGGACGCCCCCGTCGACGACGGGGACCGCTGGGGCACCGACGCCGACACCTCGACGGATGACCTCGACGACGAGGACCGCTGGGGCACCGATGCCGACACCTCGACGGACGACCTCGACGACAGGGACGACCTCGACGACGGGGACGACCTCGATGACGTCCAGGAGCCCCCGGCTGCTGCGGACCCCTTCCTCGACGACGGAGACCCCGACCCGCACCCCGACGACGCGACGGATCGTGGCGACGGCGACGAGGCCGTGCACGTTCCTCACGCTGCTGACACGGACATCACCGCGGACATCCCCGTGGTGACCCCGGCAGTGCAGGAGTCCTCCGCCCCGGCCCAGGCGGACGAGGCTGGCGAGCCGGAGGAGGGGACCGCCGAGCCGGGTGAGGGGACCACCGAGCCGCAGGAGGGGACCGCCGAGCCGGGGCAGTCCTCGATGCCTGCGCCGACCGACACCGACCTCCTCGACGACGACACGCGGCTGCACGAGCTCTACGGCATGCCGCCGGCGGACGACCCGAGGACCTGAGAGGCGAGAACCTGACCTGAGATCTCGTCGGCCGCGAGGACCTGACCTGAGGTCTCGTCGGCCGCGAGGATCTCGGTGAGCTCGTCCTCTCCCAGGAGCGAGGGCCGGACCGTCGTCCCGGTGGCGGCGTAGAAGAACGCCGCACGCACCTCCTCGACGGGTCGACCGCTCAACCGGGCATACGCCAGGCGGTAGACCGCGAGCTGGATCGCGCGCACCCGCTGCTGGGCGGGGCTCCCGGGGGCACCGGTCTTCCAGTCCACCACCGTCACTCCCCCGTCCGGATCGGCGAACACCGCATCGAGGCGGCCGGCGATGGTGCGCCCGCCGAGGGTGGTCTGCAGGGGCACCTCGACGGCCAGCGGTGTGCGGTCCGACCACTCGCTCGCGAGGAAGTGGCGCTGCAGCCCGGCGAGCTCGGTGCCGTGGTCAGCCGGGTCAGCGCCTGCGTCGAGGTCGTGCAGGTCGACGAGGGTCGCCTCGGCGTAGTGCTGCTCCACCCAGGCGTGGAAAGCCGTCCCGACCCGGGTCCGGGGTGCCGGCGGCGTGGGCAGGGGGCGGCGCAGGTCGCGCAGGAACCCCTCACGGTCTCCCGCGAGGGCGACCAGGGCCGAGGTCGAGAGGTGGCCCGGGAGGTCGACCTCGGCGGGGTGGTCCTGCCGGCGGGAGCGCTCGGCCAGCAGCAGGTCGACCGTCTCGACCCAGGGGGCCGCCGACCCTGGTGACGGGCTCTCGTCGGGTCGGCCCGCCGCTCGCGCGGACAGCAGGGCCGCGGCCACGTCACGGACGACGTCGCGCCGGTCGTCGCGCAGCACCGGCCAGGTCGCGCCCTCCTGCTCACCGAGGCGGGGATTGACCATCTGCTCCTCCACCGTCGGGTCGGGCATGTCCGCCCACGGGCCGAGCCGCACACCGGGCAGGTCACGCACCTCGGCGAGGAAGCGGGAGGTGACCCGCGGCTGCTTGCCGGTCGACCAGACGGGAGCAGTCAGGAGCAGTCGGTGCCGCGCCCTGGTGAACGCGACGTAGGCCAACCGGCGCTCCTCCTCGATGGCGAAGCTGCCCTGCTCGAGGGCGAGCCGGCCCAACGCCTCACGCAGGGCTCGGGTGTCCTCGATCCGCGCCCAGTCGAGGTCCGGGCGCCCGTCGCGGTCGCCCCGCAGGGGGGTGGGCAGGCGGCCGATGCCGGCGAGCCACCCCTTGTCGCTGCGCTCCTTGGTCCGCCACTCACCCTCCGCGTGCTCCGCCGTGGCGCGCCCTGCGGGGAAGGTCCCCTCGACCAGGCCCGGGACCGCGACGGCATCCCACTCCAGGCCCTTGGCGGCGTGCACCGTGAGGACCTGGACCGCGGCGGTGTCGACCGACACCTCGGCCAGCTCCGGCACCTCGGCGTCCTCGAGCCCGCGCTCGTGCTCCCGTGCGGCGTCCAACCAGTCGAGGAAGCCGCCCAGGCTCGCGCGGTCCGCCCCGTGCGCGAATCCCGCCGCCACCTCGACGAGGGCGTCGAGCGGAGCGCGCCCCCAGCTGGGGTGCAGATCGGGGTCCGCGGCCACCTCGACGTCCAGGCCCAGGAGACGCTCCGCCTCGGCCACGAGGTCGGGGAGGGGGAGTCCGCTGAGCGAGCGCACGCGACGGAGCACCTCCGCCAGCCGAGCGACGCGTGCCCGAGCCTCCTCGGAGAGCCGCTCGCCCTGCTGGCCGGTCCACGCGGGCGAGGGGATGTGCTCCAGGGCCTCGGCCAGCACCGGCGCGTGCTCACGCTCGTGGGACACCTCTCGACCGGGGCCGCGCGCCAGTTCCACCGCCCGCGCCCAGAGGGCATCCAGGTCGGCGGCGCCGAGCCGTCCGACGGGGCCGGCCAGCAGACGCATCACCTGGTCTCCCCGGGTGGGCTCCTGCGCCACCCAGAGCAGGGCGACGAGGTCGAGCACCTCCGGGGTGTCGAGCAGCCCCCCGAGACCGACCACCTCGACCGGCAGCCCGCGACGCCGCAACGCATCGACGACCGGGCCGAACTGCGCGCGGGTGCGGCACAGGACCGCGGCGCTCGAGGCGGGGGCGGCCTCTCTCAGGGCCCGGATCCAGCGCGCCACGTGCTCGGCCTCGGCGACGTGGTCGGGCAGGCGGGCCACCTCGAGGCGTCCCTCCCCCGCCCCGGGTCGTGGTCGCAGGGTCGCCACCGGCACCGCGGTCTGCTCGCGCAGCGGGGCGGAGACGACATTGGCGGCCTCGAGGACGGCGCGGTCGTTGCGCCACGACGTGCTGAGCTGGAGCACCGCCGACGGCTCCCCGCCGACCGCGAAGTCCTGGGGGAAGCGCGTCAGGGTCGTGGCGCTGGCCCCGCGCCAGCCGTAGATCGACTGGTGCGGGTCGCCGACGGCGGTGACGGGCACCGAGCTGCCGGCGAAGAGCGAGGTCAGCAGGACCAGTTGCGCCTCGGAGGTGTCCTGGAACTCATCGAGCAGCACCGCGGAGTAGCGGCTGCGCTCGGTGGCCCCGACGACGGGCACGTCCCGGGCCAGCCGTGCGGCGAGCGCCATCTGATCGCCGAAGTCGAGGGCCCCACGGGCCGCCTTGGCACGGCGGTAGGCGACCACCAGGGGGTAGAGGAGGGCCTGCTGACGCAGCATGGCCGCGAGGTCCTGGCCCGACTTGAGCGCTCTGCCGTCGTGCGGAAGGTCGGCGAAGCGCTCGGCCAGCCCGAGCAGCATGCTCTCCGCCTCCTCCGGCTCCACCAGGTGCTCGCCGAGCTCGCCGGCCAGCGCGATGACCGAGCGCACCACCGTGCTCGGTGCCCGCTGCATCCCCGTCATGTCACCGTCGTAACGGGTGACCACGTCGTGCGCGAGCTGCCAGCACGCGGCCTCCGAGAGCAGCACCGCGTCGGGCTCCACCCCCAGCCGGAGGCCGTGCTCACTCACCAGGCGCCCGGCGTAGGCGTGGTAGGTGGAGATCGTGGGGAGGTCGAAGCCGTCGGCCGACACGGCGGCCGCGCCCGGATCGTCGCCGCGCGAGGGGCCGGCCTCGACCCACAACCCGACCTCCCGGAGTCGGCGGAGCTTGCCGGTGAGGCGCGCCGACAGCTCCAGCGACGCCTTGCGGGTGAAGGTCAGGCCGAGCACGTCCTGCGGAGCGACGAGGCCGTTGGCCACCAACCACAGCACCCTGGAGGCCATGGTCTCGGTCTTGCCGGAGCCCGCCCCGGCCACGACGACGTCGGGCAGCAGGGGCGCCGTGATGACCGCAGCCTGCTCGGGGGTCGGCTCGGGGGTGCCGAGAGCCGAGGCGAGGTCGTTCGGGGAGTACCTCGCCCCGGCCGCGCCTGTCGGGCTCACCGCTGGCTCCCTTCCGGCTGCAGCGGGCACGCGAAGCGCGCCGGGCACCGCCGGCACCGCCGCGCGAGATCAGTCGCCGTGAACTGCGCCCCGGCCATGCCGGAGGCCGCCTGCTGGATGGTGGTGAGCGCCCAGTCGAGGTCCTCGGAGTCCGTGAGCGGCTCCTGCGCCTGCTCCACCGACCCGGAGGTGCCCAGCTGCACGAGCCGGGCCCCGGCGCTCGTCGTGCCGAGGTCGGGGAAGGCTCCGTGCGTGACCGCGACCTGGTATGCCGCCAGCTGGGCGTGCCGGGCGACGTCGGCCCGAGGCACCGGCGTGCTGCCGGTCTTGAGGTCCGCGACGACGAGGCCGCCGTCGGCATCCCGCTCGAGCCGGTCCACCGCACCCGCGAGACGGGCCTCGCGGGATCCCTCGCCCTCCCCCGCGGGCAGGGACACCGACAGGTCCAGCTCGACGCCCACGAGCTCGCGGCCGGCATCCCGCGCGTCCCGGACGTAGGAGGTGTAACGCTCGACCATCCGGTGGGCGTCCGCACGGCGCCGGTCGGACACCCAGCCGTCCACGAGGCCGAGGTCGGGCCATCGGCGGTCGAGCTCCGCGACGAGGTCGGCGACCGGCGCGTCCGGGCTCTCGGCGACCACCTCGTGGACGAGGGTGCCCAGGGCGGCACCCGCAGCCTCACCGGTCTCGGCCCCCCGCGAGGTGAGGAACCACCTGAGCTCGCAGTCGAGGAAGGTCTGGAGCCGCGACGGTGACACCCGGACCGGCCCCTGCGGCCTCAGGGCCGCCGCGCTCGACACGTCCCGAAGGTCCCACCAGCGCAGCGGGTCGGCCCCGGGCACCCCCTCGTCGGCCAGGCGCAGCAGCTGGTCGAGCGCCGCGTCACGCGTGCGGAGGTCGCCCTGCCGCTGGGCCTGCACGGCGGCGCGTCGCAGCTCCCCCGCCACCCCCCGCAACGTCATCGGGGCCGGCACGTCCACCGGCGGGTGGTCGCGGAAGTCGGGGTCGACGAGATCCAGCAACCCCGAGGGCTGGTCGTCGGTGCTGGACGTCGCGGTCACCAGGAGCTCGTCGCGAGCTCTCGTGACGGCGAGGTGGAACTGCCGCAGCTCATCGGAGCGCACCGCCGCCTGCGCCTGCCGCCAGGCCTGGGTGCCGGAGACCGGCCGCCCCTCGATGGCCGCCACCAGGGCCTGCGCCCCCAGTAGCGTGTCGCGCAGCCGCAGGTCGGGCCATACCCCTTCCTGCACGCCGACGACCGCGACCCGGCTCCACCGCCGCCCCGCGGCGGCGTGCGGGGTGAGGATCTCGACGGCCTCGGTCCGCTGGGCCCCGACGACGAGGGTGTCGGCCGCGACGGTGGCGCCGCGCACGCTGTCGAGGAAGGAGCGCGCCCGAGACCCGGGCCGGCGTTCGACATGGGCCTCGGCGGCGGCGAAGAGCACGAGGACGGCATCGAGGTCCCGGTCGGCCCGGGCTCCCAGGGCCCCGCCGGCTAGGGCCTGTCGTGCCCAGCTGCGCGCCAGGCCGCTCTGGGACCACAACGCCCAGAGGATGGCGTCCGGGCCGGACGCGCCCTGACCTGCGGTCGGCGACTCGAGGTGCGGCCCCACCGCAGGCTCGTCCACCACGACGTCGCGTCCCGCCTGGAGCACGAGGGCGACCCGGCGCAGCGGCTCCAGCTCGCTCGCGACCTCGTCGGCCGCCTGGCGCCGCAGGTCGGGGTCGGAGAGTCGCAGGGCGAGGAGCTCGTCGGCCCCGCGTCGTCCACCGTCCGCCAGCTCCTGGGCGCGCAGCCGGCGGCGCAACCGGCGCAGGCCGACCGGGTCGAGACCACCGAGCGGGCTCGACACCAGCTCCACCGCGTCGTCCGGGCCCACCGACCACTTCGGGTCGTCGTCGGCTCCCCGGGTCACCACGTCGAGCGCCAGCAGGAGTGGTGCGACAGCCGGGTCGGAGCCCAGGGGGACCGAGGAACGGTCGACCCGCACGGGCACCCCGCCGGAGGACAGCGCCCGGCGGATCGTCTCCTGCTGGGCGCGGCTGCGCGCCACGACGGCCAGCTCCTGCCACGGGACGCCGTCGATGAGGTGGGCGTGGCGCAGCCATCGCGCCACCAGCGCGGCCTCCTGGGCGGCCCCTCGGGTCAGCCGCACCCACGCGGCGCCGGCGGCCGGGCCGGCGGCCGGCCGGCGGTGCCCCGCTCCCCCCACCACCCCGATCCGCTCCGCCACGCGGTCGGCCACGGCTCCCACCGCCGCGGACACCCCGTGCCGGGTACGCAGGGTGATGGTGCTCGGGCGGTCCGTCCCCGACCAGCGCTCGGCGAGCTCCAGGAACCGACCGGGGACGGCCCCGCGGAATCCGAGGACGGCCGCGTCCGGGTCACCGGCGAGCAGCGCATCGGTGCCCGGCCCTCGCACGGCGTCGAGCAGCCGCGCGGCCGACGCGGTGAGCTCCTGGGCGTCGTCCACCGCCACGAAGCCCACCCGGGCGTGCACCAGCGACCGCAGCTCGTCGTCGACCTCCAGCGCGTCGGCGGCGGCGGTGCAGATCCAGGCCGGGTCGTAGCTGCCCGGCTCGGACAGCGCCGTCACCTGGTCGTACTCCTCCAGCAGCTCCCCGGCGCAGGCCCACTCCGGCCGGTCGTGGCGCTGCGCCAGCAGCTCGAGGTCCTCGCGACCCACCCCGTGCTCGACCGCGCGCATGAGGAGGTCACGCAGCTGACCACGGAAGCCGTCGGTCCGCCGCGCCTGGTCCAGCTCGACCGGCCACCGCGGGCCGGTGCCGCTCGCCTCGTGCCCGGCCAGCAGCTCGCGCAGGACGGCGTCCTGCTCGGCACCGGAGATGAGGCGCGGGAGGGGCTCGCCGTCTCGCGCGGCGGCGATGCGCAGCACCGAGAAGGCCAGCGAGGCGGCGGTGCGCGCGAGCGGCTCGGTATGGGTGGCCTGAAGTCCGTGCCCGACGGCCGCCCGGAGACGACCCGCCGCCTGGCGCGTCGGGGCGATGACGAGGCACCGATCAGGCGCCAGGCCTTGCCGAAGACGGGCCTGCACATGCTGGATCAGCACGCTCGTGCGGCCGGTCCCCGGGGCCCCCAGGACCAGCAGCACCCCGCCGCGATGCTCGATCGCGGACCGCTGGTCGGGATCGTCGACCGCGTCGCCGTGTCGGGGCTGAGCGAGAAGGGGCATGGGACACATCTCATCACCCGGGCCCGACAGACCTGCCGAGACGGGGCGCTGGGCCTAGCATAGGAGGATCGAGAAGGAGGGAGCCCCGTGACCAGCCCCCCGACCCCCGACCGACGCGTCCGCCTGCCCCGTGGAGAACGTCGAGCGCAACTGCTCGGCGCCGCACTCGCAGCCTTCGCCGAGTCGGGGTTCCACGCGACCGCCATGGACGACATCGCCGTCCGTGCCGGCGTGAGCAAACCCGTCCTCTACCAGCACTTCGACAGCAAGCTGGACCTCTACCTCGCCATCGCCGAGTCGGTGGCCGAGGAGGTGGTCCAACGGATCGAGGGAGTGCTGGACTCCACGGAGAGCAACCATGCCCGGATCTCCGGGTGCCTGAGCAGCTTCTTCGAGTTCGTCGAGCAGCCGTCCTCCGGCTACCCCGTGCTCTTCCGCTCCGACATGGCCTCCGACCCCGCCGTCGCCACCATCCTGGAACGCACCCGCCGTGCCTGTGGCGAGTCGATGGGGCGGGTGCTCGCCGAGGAGACCGAGCTCAGCTGGGACGAGTGCGTGCTGCTCGGCACGACGATGGCCGGTATGGCGCAGGCTGCTGCGGTGTCGTGGTACGACCGCCGCGGGACGATGACGCGCGAGCGGGTCCTGGAGCTGCTCTCGACCATCGCCTGGCGCGGCCTGGGAGCGGTGCCCCCGCGCAGCAGCCCGCTCGCCCTCCCGGGCTAGGCTGGCGCCGACGGTCCCGCACCGGGGCCGTGCGTCACCACCCATCGTCATGGAGGTATCCCACCGTGGAGGTCCGCATCGGAATCCGGGACGTCGGGCGCGAGGTCGCCTTCGAGTCGGCGCAGACACCGGCCGCCGTCCGGCAGACCGTGACCGAGGCGCTGAGCGCCGAGTCGAAGGTCATCGAGCTCGAGGACGAGAAGGGTCAGACCATCATCGTCCCGACGGCGACCCTCGCCTACGTGGAGATCGGGATCCAGGAGAAGGGCCGCGTCGGCTTCGGGACCCACTGAGCCCGGCCCCTCGATCGTGACGTGAGCATCACGAGAAGGTCACGAATTGAGCGTTGATGTCGTGTCGATTGGCATGTGACGCCGCGGCTCTTTACTGTGATGCCGATTGTCGAACGGCACCCGCCGCGCGTCGATCACCCAGAGGGCTCTCCCCTCCTGGGCTGACTTGTGCGAAAGGGTCATACCCATGATCACCACCATCATCGTCGCTCTCATCGTCGGCTGCATCGTCGGCCCCCTGGCCCGGCTCATCCTGCCGGGTGACCAGAACATCTCGGTCCCCATGACCATCCTCCTGGGCGCCGTCGGCTCGCTCGTCGGCTCCTGGATCGGTGCCAACTTCCTCCGCACCAGCGGTGACCAGTTCAGCTTCTGGGGCCTCATCCTCGGCACGATCTTCGCGATCGTCGCCGTCATGGGCTACATCGCGGTCACGCGCCGCAAGGCTGTGCGCTGACCAGGCGCTGAGCCCAGCACGTCCCGGACGGCGCGCACTCCCTGCGGGGAGGGCGCGCCGTCCGGTGCGTCCGGGCCCGGGACGCCGCTCGGGTATCCTCAAGGGCGTACACCGGTGCCCGGTCGGCCGTCCTGCCACGATGGTCAGACGGTTGTTCGCGGGTCGGGCGAGTCGCCCGGCCCCTTTCATCGCCTCGTTCCCGATCGGCCCGGACCGCCCCGACGACACCTCGTCGGGAGTCGGCCGCACTCACCCGATCAGGGAGTACCCATGCAGGAGACCCGCACCTTCGCCGACTTCGGCCTGCACCCGGACATCGTCCGGGCGCTCGCCGACGGCGGCATCACCCACCCCTTCCCCATCCAGGCGATGACCCTGCCGGTCGCGCTGGGCCGGCACGACATCATCGGGCAGGCCAAGACCGGCACCGGCAAGACCCTGGGTTTCGGCCTGCCGCTGCTGCACAACGTGGTCGGCCCGCAGGACGAGGGGTTCGCCGACCTGGGCAAGCCGGGCGCCCCCCAGGCCCTGGTGGTCGCCCCCACCCGTGAGCTCGCGGTCCAGGTGGCCGGCGACCTGTCCAAGGCCGCCGCGCACCGCTCGGCCCGCATCTTCACCGTCTACGGTGGCCGCGCCTACGAGCCCCAGATCGAGGCGCTGAACCGCGGCGTCGAGATCGTCGTCGGCACCCCGGGTCGGTTGCTCGACCTCGCCTCCAAGGGGCACCTCGACCTCGGCCACGCCCGGACCGTCGTGCTGGACGAGGCGGACGAGATGCTCGACCTCGGCTTCCTGCCGGACGTCGAGAAGATGCTCGCCCTCACCCCGGCCGGTCGTCAGACGATGCTCTTCTCCGCCACGATGCCCGGCGCCGTGGTCTCCCTGGCTCGCAGCTACATGACCCAGCCGACGCACATCCGTGCCGTCAGCGACGACGACGACGGCCGCCAGACCGTCGCGGCCGTCGAGCAGTTCGCCTACCGCGCGCACGCCATGGACAAGATCGAGATGGTCGCCCGCATCCTGCAGGCCGAGGGCCGGGGTCTGACCATCATCTTCGCCCGGACCAAGCGCACCGCCGCCAAGGTGGCCGACGAGCTCGCCGACCGCGGCTTCGCCTCCGCCGCCATCCACGGCGACCTCGGTCAGGGCGCCCGCGAGCAGGCGCTGCGCGCGTTCCGCTCCGGCAAGGTCGACGTCCTCGTCGCCACCGACGTCGCCGCCCGCGGCATCGATGTCGAAGCCGTCACCCACGTCATCAACTACCAGTGCCCGGAGGATGAGAAGACCTACCTCCACCGGATCGGGCGCACCGGCCGCGCCGGAGCGACGGGGGTCGCCGTCACCTTCGTCGACTGGGACGACATGCCCCGCTGGGGCCTCATCAACAAGGCTCTCGACCTGGGATACCCCGAGCCCGAGGAGACCTACTCCTCCAGCCCGCACCTCTTCGAGCAGCTGAGCATCCCGGAGGGCACGCGCGGCACGCTGCCGCGCTCGGCCCGCACGCGTGCTGGCCTGGACGCCGAGCGGGTGGAGGACATCGAGGGTGACGCCGGGCGTGAGCGCGGCAGCAGCCGCGGACGCGGCCGGGGCGGGCGCCCCACCCGCGGCGGCCAGGGCGGCGGCCAGGGCGGCGGTCGACGTGGACGCCACGGCGACGGTGCGTCACCGGCCGAGGCCCCCGCGGGGCGCTCCCGCAGCCGGACCAGCACGAGCGAGTCCGCCGAGGCGGGCCAGCGACGCCGCCGTCGCCGGCGGACGAGCACCGGTCAGAGCGAGGCGCCCAGCAGCTGACCGCCGGTCCGGTCCAGCAGCCGGGTGAGCACCTCGGCGGAGGTCGTGTGCTCCCCGAGACGGTTGGGCTTGCCCGCGCCGTGGTAGTCGCTGGACCCCGTGCGCACCAGTCCGAGCCGCTGGGCGAGCGCGGCAGCGCGGTCCCGGTCGGCCGGGCCGTGGTCGCGGTGGTCGACCTCCAGGCCCGTGAGCCCTGCGGCGGCCAGCTCCTCGACCAGCTCGACGGGCACGGTATGTCCGCGCGCCGAGGCGAAGGGATGCGCGAGCACCGCCGCACCGCCGGCCTCGAGCACCAGCTCGACCGCCCGCCGGGGGTGCGGGGCGTAGTGGGCCACGTGGAAGCGGCTGCTGGAGTGCAGGACCTCGGCGAAGGCAGCGTCACGGTCGGGGTACCGGCCGTGAGCCACGAGGACGTCGGCGACGTGGGGTCGCCCCAGCGAGGCACCCGCCGACGCCTGGGCCAGCACCTCCTCCCAGCTCACCGGGAAGCCGGCCGCGGCCAGCGTGTCGACCATGCGTCGGAGCCGTCCGTCACGGCTCCGACGCGTGCGTTCGAGCTCGGACCGCAGGGACGTGTCGTCCGGGTTGACGAAGTAGCCCAGGAGGTGGACCGAGGACCCGGCGGCGCTGCACGACATCTCCACCCCGGGCACCACCGCGACCCCGTGCTCGTGCCCTGCCCGGTCAGCCTCCGCCCAGCCGGAGACCGCGTCGTGGTCGGTGAGGCCGACGACGTCGAGCCCGGCCCTGCTCGCCTGACGCACCACCTCGGCCGGAGGCTCGGTGCCGTCGCTGTGCGTCGAGTGCGCGTGCAGGTCGATGCGGGCAGTCGGGGCGAGACGGGGCATGAGGCCACCGTAGGTCCTGACCTTCGGCATACTAGAACTTCACTCCCCCACCCGCCGCGTGCCGCGAGCGCGACCGGCACCCGACCCCGAGGAGAAGCATGACCACGACCCGAGCCTCGCTCCGGACCGCAGGAGCCGCGACCGTGCTC
Encoded here:
- a CDS encoding phosphotransferase; this translates as MKRTDLALAALASAAVPGMKPVAVARLSVETGAESELQQAVVEDATGRRWLVRSPLTAIAGARLQRNDELVRQLARHLPFKVPAAAGYAAVGIEGHAAVYPHVEGATLDFTRLPAGAGLAHAVGRAIAAIHNIPAPVFEQQDVPSFDAAGCRQRLIAEVDRAAETGRVPTRLLARWEEAFDAAALWQFAGTPVHGSFRGATVVVAFADQEADSGRVVAITDWDEAMVGDPAADFADLYAQASPQTWESVLDSYALTRAQRPDPYLHARARLLSETCRVRGLALHVSAGEEESARRIVEALRRMDRLTEDEDSLVPATARGAAASSAATVPPVAPAAAGADPQPAETHDIDDIHDTDESDAHSSPADEPATGPSWETSVDAPVDDGDRWGTDADTSTDDLDDEDRWGTDADTSTDDLDDRDDLDDGDDLDDVQEPPAAADPFLDDGDPDPHPDDATDRGDGDEAVHVPHAADTDITADIPVVTPAVQESSAPAQADEAGEPEEGTAEPGEGTTEPQEGTAEPGQSSMPAPTDTDLLDDDTRLHELYGMPPADDPRT
- a CDS encoding ATP-dependent helicase, with the translated sequence MSPTGAAGARYSPNDLASALGTPEPTPEQAAVITAPLLPDVVVAGAGSGKTETMASRVLWLVANGLVAPQDVLGLTFTRKASLELSARLTGKLRRLREVGLWVEAGPSRGDDPGAAAVSADGFDLPTISTYHAYAGRLVSEHGLRLGVEPDAVLLSEAACWQLAHDVVTRYDGDMTGMQRAPSTVVRSVIALAGELGEHLVEPEEAESMLLGLAERFADLPHDGRALKSGQDLAAMLRQQALLYPLVVAYRRAKAARGALDFGDQMALAARLARDVPVVGATERSRYSAVLLDEFQDTSEAQLVLLTSLFAGSSVPVTAVGDPHQSIYGWRGASATTLTRFPQDFAVGGEPSAVLQLSTSWRNDRAVLEAANVVSAPLREQTAVPVATLRPRPGAGEGRLEVARLPDHVAEAEHVARWIRALREAAPASSAAVLCRTRAQFGPVVDALRRRGLPVEVVGLGGLLDTPEVLDLVALLWVAQEPTRGDQVMRLLAGPVGRLGAADLDALWARAVELARGPGREVSHEREHAPVLAEALEHIPSPAWTGQQGERLSEEARARVARLAEVLRRVRSLSGLPLPDLVAEAERLLGLDVEVAADPDLHPSWGRAPLDALVEVAAGFAHGADRASLGGFLDWLDAAREHERGLEDAEVPELAEVSVDTAAVQVLTVHAAKGLEWDAVAVPGLVEGTFPAGRATAEHAEGEWRTKERSDKGWLAGIGRLPTPLRGDRDGRPDLDWARIEDTRALREALGRLALEQGSFAIEEERRLAYVAFTRARHRLLLTAPVWSTGKQPRVTSRFLAEVRDLPGVRLGPWADMPDPTVEEQMVNPRLGEQEGATWPVLRDDRRDVVRDVAAALLSARAAGRPDESPSPGSAAPWVETVDLLLAERSRRQDHPAEVDLPGHLSTSALVALAGDREGFLRDLRRPLPTPPAPRTRVGTAFHAWVEQHYAEATLVDLHDLDAGADPADHGTELAGLQRHFLASEWSDRTPLAVEVPLQTTLGGRTIAGRLDAVFADPDGGVTVVDWKTGAPGSPAQQRVRAIQLAVYRLAYARLSGRPVEEVRAAFFYAATGTTVRPSLLGEDELTEILAADETSGQVLAADEISGQVLASQVLGSSAGGMP
- a CDS encoding ATP-dependent helicase, with product MPLLAQPRHGDAVDDPDQRSAIEHRGGVLLVLGAPGTGRTSVLIQHVQARLRQGLAPDRCLVIAPTRQAAGRLRAAVGHGLQATHTEPLARTAASLAFSVLRIAAARDGEPLPRLISGAEQDAVLRELLAGHEASGTGPRWPVELDQARRTDGFRGQLRDLLMRAVEHGVGREDLELLAQRHDRPEWACAGELLEEYDQVTALSEPGSYDPAWICTAAADALEVDDELRSLVHARVGFVAVDDAQELTASAARLLDAVRGPGTDALLAGDPDAAVLGFRGAVPGRFLELAERWSGTDRPSTITLRTRHGVSAAVGAVADRVAERIGVVGGAGHRRPAAGPAAGAAWVRLTRGAAQEAALVARWLRHAHLIDGVPWQELAVVARSRAQQETIRRALSSGGVPVRVDRSSVPLGSDPAVAPLLLALDVVTRGADDDPKWSVGPDDAVELVSSPLGGLDPVGLRRLRRRLRAQELADGGRRGADELLALRLSDPDLRRQAADEVASELEPLRRVALVLQAGRDVVVDEPAVGPHLESPTAGQGASGPDAILWALWSQSGLARSWARQALAGGALGARADRDLDAVLVLFAAAEAHVERRPGSRARSFLDSVRGATVAADTLVVGAQRTEAVEILTPHAAAGRRWSRVAVVGVQEGVWPDLRLRDTLLGAQALVAAIEGRPVSGTQAWRQAQAAVRSDELRQFHLAVTRARDELLVTATSSTDDQPSGLLDLVDPDFRDHPPVDVPAPMTLRGVAGELRRAAVQAQRQGDLRTRDAALDQLLRLADEGVPGADPLRWWDLRDVSSAAALRPQGPVRVSPSRLQTFLDCELRWFLTSRGAETGEAAGAALGTLVHEVVAESPDAPVADLVAELDRRWPDLGLVDGWVSDRRRADAHRMVERYTSYVRDARDAGRELVGVELDLSVSLPAGEGEGSREARLAGAVDRLERDADGGLVVADLKTGSTPVPRADVARHAQLAAYQVAVTHGAFPDLGTTSAGARLVQLGTSGSVEQAQEPLTDSEDLDWALTTIQQAASGMAGAQFTATDLARRCRRCPARFACPLQPEGSQR
- a CDS encoding TetR/AcrR family transcriptional regulator, with protein sequence MTSPPTPDRRVRLPRGERRAQLLGAALAAFAESGFHATAMDDIAVRAGVSKPVLYQHFDSKLDLYLAIAESVAEEVVQRIEGVLDSTESNHARISGCLSSFFEFVEQPSSGYPVLFRSDMASDPAVATILERTRRACGESMGRVLAEETELSWDECVLLGTTMAGMAQAAAVSWYDRRGTMTRERVLELLSTIAWRGLGAVPPRSSPLALPG
- a CDS encoding DUF3107 domain-containing protein, producing the protein MEVRIGIRDVGREVAFESAQTPAAVRQTVTEALSAESKVIELEDEKGQTIIVPTATLAYVEIGIQEKGRVGFGTH
- a CDS encoding GlsB/YeaQ/YmgE family stress response membrane protein, giving the protein MITTIIVALIVGCIVGPLARLILPGDQNISVPMTILLGAVGSLVGSWIGANFLRTSGDQFSFWGLILGTIFAIVAVMGYIAVTRRKAVR